From Saccharomyces kudriavzevii IFO 1802 strain IFO1802 genome assembly, chromosome: 13, a single genomic window includes:
- the SPG4 gene encoding Spg4p (similar to Saccharomyces cerevisiae SPG4 (YMR107W); ancestral locus Anc_2.443), with amino-acid sequence MGSFWDAFAVYDKKKHADPSVYGGNHNNTGDSKTQVMFSKEYRQPKTHQQENLQNMRRSSMSSQDSSDVEDVKEGRLPAEVEIPKNVDISNMSQGEFLRLYESLRKGEPDNKVNR; translated from the coding sequence ATGGGTAGCTTTTGGGACGCATTCGCAGTATAcgataagaaaaaacacGCAGATCCAAGTGTGTATGGAGGAAACCATAATAACACTGGAGACAGCAAAACACAGGTcatgttttcaaaagagtACCGCCAACCCAAGACACACCAGCAGGAAAACTTACAGAACATGAGGAGATCGTCAATGTCTTCGCAGGACAGTTCTGACGTTGAAGACGTTAAAGAGGGCAGGTTACCCGCAGAAGTCGAGATACCCAAGAACGTTGACATTTCAAACATGTCTCAAGGCGAGTTTCTCAGGCTTTACGAAAGTTTGAGGAAGGGAGAACCTGATAACAAGGTTAATAGGTAG